DNA sequence from the Deltaproteobacteria bacterium genome:
GCGAAGCGAAGGGCCACGCCAAGGAGATGGGGCCGACGCTGGCGCTCGAGAGCTTCCTCGTGAACCTCGCCGAGTCCGAGGGGACGCGTTACCTCAAGGTCACCGTCGAGATCGAGCTGAAGAAGCCCCTGCCCGAGCCCATGACCAAGCTCGTACTCAAGGTGCGGGACAAGATGATCGTCTACCTCTCCAGCCTGAAGGTGGCGGACATGCAGAAGGCCGAGACGAAGGAACTCATCCGGAACGAGCTCTTCAAGCACTCGGTCGAGGTCTACGGCAAGAAGTACATCCGCGCGCTCTACTTCAAAGAGCTGGTGATGCAGTAGCCATGGAACCGCTCATCACTGCCTCCGAGCTCGATGCCCTGATGCAGGCCGCCAACGCGGCCGAGCCCGAGAAGCCCGTTCGTCCCCTGAACCTCGTGGCGCGCGAGCACTGCGCCTTCGCGGTCCTGCCGGAGCTCCAGGCGGCGGCCGACCGGCTGGCCGACCGGCTGGCGCGCTACTGCAGCAAGCAGTTCGGGCTCGCGGCGCAGGGGAGCGCCGATCCCGTGGAGGTGCTGCCGGGGTCGCAGGTCATGGACTTCCTCGGCGCGCCGCGCTTCGTCTACGGCATGAAGGCCCCGGGGGACGTCGAGGCGGGGCTTCTGGCCATCGACGGGGCTCTCGGCGGCGCCTACGTGATGCGGCAGTTCGGCGGCGCGATCGAGGAGGGCTCCTACGCCGACGCGCCCCCGACGCCGACCGAGCGTCGCACGGTGCAGCGCCTGGCGGTCTCCGTGGTGGAAGCGCTCCAGGCGGCCCTCGATCCGGTGGCCACGCTGCGCGCCGCGGTGGACAGCCAGTGGCGGCCGCTGAACCAGGGCGTCGCCGCGGTGACGATGGTCGTGCGGCTGGCCATGGGCGAGGTGCGCACCTCCGTCACGACGGCGGTGGTTACCTCGGCGGCGGGCTTTCGCTCGCCCCTGCAGACCAAGGCTCCCGTGTACGTTCCGTCGCCGGGACCGCTCGCGGGACCGCTCGGGCGCGTCCCCGTCACCGTCAAGTCCGTGCTCGGCAGCTCGGAGCTGTCGGTCCGGCGCTTCCTGTCGCTCAAGGTCGGGGACCTGCTGACGCTCGGAACGCCGGTAGATGGCCCGATTCCATTGCTCGTCGAGGGGAAGCCCAAGTTTCTCGGGCTGCCGCAGCTCAACCGAGGGCAGCTCAGCCTTCAGCTCACCGAACACGCGGAGGACTAGCCAATGGCCGAATCGTTCATGGGACGAGCCGACGGCGCGGGAATCGACCTGCTGATGGACGTTCCGCTGCAGGTCTCGGTGGAGCTCGGGCGACGCCGCATGCTGGTGGCCGAGGTGCTCAAGCTGGGGCCCGGCTCGGTGGTGGAGCTGGCGAAGGCCTCCGGCGAGCCGCTGGACATCTACGTGAACGATCGTCTCGTGGCGCGCGGAGAGGCGGTGATGATCGGCGAGCGGTACGGGGTGCGCATTACCGAGATCGAGCCGGCGGGCGACCGCGTGCGCGGCATCTCCGGCGAGGAGGGACTTCGATGAGGACCATCACGGCGGTGTGCCTGGCCTCGCTTCTCGTCGGAGCGTCGGTCTCGGCGCAGACGAATCCTCTGAGCCTCGTGGGGCAGGAGCTTCGCGTGGAGGGTGGCGGTCGCGGCAAGCGGCGGCTCATGACGCGGGGCGACGAGCTCACCTTGGTCCTCTCCGGCGTGCAGCTACGCCGGCAGGTGCTCAAGGTGGGCCAGGGGGCCCTGCGCGAGGTGCGGCTGAGCCCGCAGCCCGGCTGGACCGAGCTCGAGCTGCGCTTCACCCAGTCGGCGGATACGTACCTGACGCAGCTTCCGATCCGCGCCGACGGGAACGACCTGGTCCTGGGGCTCGCGGCGCTGGGTGTGGACGCGAAGCCCGCGGCGAAGCCGGCCGCTCCGAAGGCCGAGGAGAACGCCGCGGCTGCCGCGGCAGGTGACGCCGACGAGCCGCAGGCCGTGACCGCGCCGACCCGTCCCGCGGCGGAGACCCCCAAGGCCGCAGCGAAGGTCGCGGCCCCCGCACCGGCGCCGACGCCCGCTCCCGCCAAGGCCAAGCCGGCTGCCCCGGAGAAGGCCGAAGTGGCGCCGGCGGGTGACGCGCCGGTCGCAGAGAAGGCACCGGCCGCTTCGCCCGCGACGGTCGCGGGGGTGACCGGAACGAAGCGGGCGGGTCCGCCCACCTGGCTCACCGGGCAGCGCCCGTCCTCCGCCGGCAGCCCCATGTGGATGTCGGTGGTCCTGCTCCTCGCGGTCGCCGCCGGCATCGCGTACTGGCTCAAGCGCCGCCGCCGGCTGCCGCAGCTCGAGGTGCCGCAGATCGACGTCGTCGCCGCGAAGAGCCTGGGGGGCAAGCAGCGCCTGGTCCTCGTGGACGCGGCCGGCGAGCTTCTCCTCCTCGGTTGCACCGAGAAGAACGTGAGCTTGCTGAAGACGGTCGGACTGCAGGAGACCCGGGCGCGCGAGGAGAAGCCGGTCGAGAACATCTTCGCCCGCTTCGAGGGCTCGGCGGCCGCCGCCGACCAGGACGCCTGGGCTCAGGCGCTCGCGGCGGCGAATCCGGAGGCGTCTGCGGCTGCGCCGGCGCCCGCGGCGAGCAAGGCGGCCCCCATGCCGACGCAGAACGGTATGTCCGGCAGCTTCATGCACCGGCTCAACGAGCAGATGCAGCGCAAGCGGATGAGCCGCGCCTCGATGCCCGAGGTGGCCCCGGCGACGGAGAAGAGCCCGGCCGAGGAGGCCCTCGACGAGCGGTGGGCCGAGGGGATCCTGCGCCTGCGCCGTTCGCGGCAGGAGAGCGCGGTGAGTCGGCTCGACGACCTCCACGCCTAGCAACACCCCCTGGTCCGCGGCCACCGCGACCACGTTTGATCACCTGACGGCGTGTCCCTGTCTACGGCGTGCCCCGCTCGCGGCACCCGCACCTACATCCCCGCTCGCTCCGTCCACCTTTCGTCGTTCGCCGCCGTCATCCCGCTGACCCTTCACAGCCAGCGTTGACGCTTCGGCCACCGTCTGCCCCGTCGGCACGACCACGATCCGAGGAGTTGTCCGCGCCGCCCTCTGGCACCTGCGTTGCAGTAGCCACCGATCGCCATGCACCGTCTTCCGCGCTCCGCCTGCTCGAACCGCCTCGCCGCCCTCGCGCCCGTCGCGCTGGTCGCCGGTGTAGGTGTGCTTCTCGCCGCGTCAGAGGCCTTCGCGCTGCCGAAGGTGGACATCTCGATCGGCGGCGGTGAGAGCGGTCCGGGTCAGGTCTCGAGCACGCTGAAGATCCTGGCCGGGCTCACGGTCCTCTCGCTCGCGCCCGCGATCCTGATGCTGATGACGGCCTTCACGCGCATCGTCATCGTGCTCACCTTCGTGCGTCAGGCCCTGGGCGTTCAGGGGCTCCCGCCGAACCAGGTGCTGATGGGCCTCGCGCTCCTGTTGACCTTCTTCGTCATGGCCCCGGTGGCGCGCGACGTCCACGCGAAGGGCCTCGGCCCCTACATGGCGGGCAAGATGGGCGAGCAAGAGGCGCTCGAGAAGGGGGTCGAGCCGCTCCGTAACTTCATGCTCGACCACACCCGCGCGAAGGACCTCGGGCTCTTCCTCGAGCTCAGCGGGACTCCGGCCCCCTCCAAGCGCGGCGATGTGCCGCTGGTGGCCGCCATCCCGGCCTTCGTCATCTCCGAGCTGACGACGGCCTTCCACATGGGCTTCATGGTCTTCATCCCCTTCCTGCTGCTCGACTTCGTGGTGGCCTCGGTCCTCATGTCCATGGGCATGGTCATGCTCCCCCCGTCGCTCGTCGCGCTGCCCCTCAAGGTGATGCTCTTCGTCCTCGTGGACGGCTGGCACCTGGTGGTGGCCTCGCTGGTGCGGAGCGTGGCGGCATGAGCACCGAGATGGTGATGGACCTGGCCCGCCAGACGATGTCCACCGCCTTCTGGGTGGCGCTGCCCATCCTGGCCGTCGGGCTCGTCATCGGCGTGCTGGTGGCCATCTTCCAGGCCGCGACGCAGATCCAGGAAGCCTCGCTGGCCTTCATCCCGAAGCTCGTCGGGGTGGGGGCCGCCCTGCTCCTCTTCGGCGGCTACATCCTGGACCGCCTCACCGGCTTCACCGTGGCGCTCATCTCCAGCTTCGCGAACTTCGGGGGTGGGCAGTGACCATCGCCATGGTGCGCCCGCAGCTCGTGGCCTTCGGGCTGGTCTTCCTGCGCACGAGCTCCCTCACCATGATGGTGCCCGTGCTGGGCGGCGAGGCTGTGCCGCTGCGCATCCGCGGCGCGGTAGCGGCCATCCTCGCGGCGGTGTTGACGCCCGTGGCCGGTCCCTTCGCCGACACCGACCCGCTGGTGCTCATCGCCGCCGCGGTGGGCGAGGTGCTGCTCGGGATCGCCCTCGGCACGGCGGTGCGCCTGACCCTGAGCACCGCCGAGATGGGCGGCGAGCTCGTGGGCATGTCCATGGGCTTCGGCTTCGCGCGCATCGTGGACCCCATGACGCACGAGGACCGCGACGTGGTGGCGCAGCTCATGGGCCTCTTCACCACGCTGCTCTTCATCTCCGTGGACGGGCACCACATGGTCCTCGGCGCCCTCGGGGCCACCCTGCGCGAGGTCCCGCTCGGGACGGTGCTGCCGCGACTGCCGCGCCTCACGACCATCACCCCCATGCTCCAGAGCGCCTCCCTCGCGGCGATTCGCATCGCGGCCCCGGTGGTGCTGGCCCTCCTGCTCTCGAACGGGGCGCTCGCGCTCCTCTCTCGCGTCGCGCCGCAGCTGAACCTCTTCGCGCTCTCCTTCGCGCTTGGCATCGGCGTCGGCACGCTGGTGCTCATCGCCTCGAGCGGCCAGACCTTCGGCACCGTCGTGCACCTCCTGCGGCAGATCCCGCAGCAGCTCGCCACCCTGGTGGGAGCCTAGGATGAGCGCAGAGCACGACAACCGCACCGAACAAGCAACCCCGAAGCAGCGGGGCAAGTTCGTCGAAGAGGGCAAGATCTGGGTCAGCCGCGAGGTCATCTCGATGGCCGTCCTGGTGGCCGCGGCGGCCACCTTCGCGCTCACCGTGGGCGGCGGGTCGCGCGCGCTCGTCGAGGCCTTCCAGAAGATCCTCGGGCACCTCGACGAGCACTCGCTCGAGAGCCCCGGCGGCTGGGCCGGTGCGCTGCTCAAGGCCGCCGCCCTGCTCGTGCTCCCCGTCGGAGCCGCGGCGGTCCTGGCCGCCCTGATCGCCGGCTTCGCCCAGACGAAGGGCTACTTCAACTTCACCTCCGTCCTGCCGAAGG
Encoded proteins:
- a CDS encoding flagellar basal body-associated FliL family protein, which gives rise to MSDEKDTDKAPRKKSKLPLFLVMLLLLGGGGGGGAYFALAKKGGHGAKKKAAHDDEDEAERGAAEEEGEEGGKGEAKGHAKEMGPTLALESFLVNLAESEGTRYLKVTVEIELKKPLPEPMTKLVLKVRDKMIVYLSSLKVADMQKAETKELIRNELFKHSVEVYGKKYIRALYFKELVMQ
- a CDS encoding FliM/FliN family flagellar motor switch protein; amino-acid sequence: MEPLITASELDALMQAANAAEPEKPVRPLNLVAREHCAFAVLPELQAAADRLADRLARYCSKQFGLAAQGSADPVEVLPGSQVMDFLGAPRFVYGMKAPGDVEAGLLAIDGALGGAYVMRQFGGAIEEGSYADAPPTPTERRTVQRLAVSVVEALQAALDPVATLRAAVDSQWRPLNQGVAAVTMVVRLAMGEVRTSVTTAVVTSAAGFRSPLQTKAPVYVPSPGPLAGPLGRVPVTVKSVLGSSELSVRRFLSLKVGDLLTLGTPVDGPIPLLVEGKPKFLGLPQLNRGQLSLQLTEHAED
- the fliN gene encoding flagellar motor switch protein FliN; this encodes MAESFMGRADGAGIDLLMDVPLQVSVELGRRRMLVAEVLKLGPGSVVELAKASGEPLDIYVNDRLVARGEAVMIGERYGVRITEIEPAGDRVRGISGEEGLR
- a CDS encoding flagellar biosynthetic protein FliO; this translates as MRTITAVCLASLLVGASVSAQTNPLSLVGQELRVEGGGRGKRRLMTRGDELTLVLSGVQLRRQVLKVGQGALREVRLSPQPGWTELELRFTQSADTYLTQLPIRADGNDLVLGLAALGVDAKPAAKPAAPKAEENAAAAAAGDADEPQAVTAPTRPAAETPKAAAKVAAPAPAPTPAPAKAKPAAPEKAEVAPAGDAPVAEKAPAASPATVAGVTGTKRAGPPTWLTGQRPSSAGSPMWMSVVLLLAVAAGIAYWLKRRRRLPQLEVPQIDVVAAKSLGGKQRLVLVDAAGELLLLGCTEKNVSLLKTVGLQETRAREEKPVENIFARFEGSAAAADQDAWAQALAAANPEASAAAPAPAASKAAPMPTQNGMSGSFMHRLNEQMQRKRMSRASMPEVAPATEKSPAEEALDERWAEGILRLRRSRQESAVSRLDDLHA
- the fliP gene encoding flagellar type III secretion system pore protein FliP (The bacterial flagellar biogenesis protein FliP forms a type III secretion system (T3SS)-type pore required for flagellar assembly.), whose product is MHRLPRSACSNRLAALAPVALVAGVGVLLAASEAFALPKVDISIGGGESGPGQVSSTLKILAGLTVLSLAPAILMLMTAFTRIVIVLTFVRQALGVQGLPPNQVLMGLALLLTFFVMAPVARDVHAKGLGPYMAGKMGEQEALEKGVEPLRNFMLDHTRAKDLGLFLELSGTPAPSKRGDVPLVAAIPAFVISELTTAFHMGFMVFIPFLLLDFVVASVLMSMGMVMLPPSLVALPLKVMLFVLVDGWHLVVASLVRSVAA
- a CDS encoding flagellar biosynthetic protein FliQ; amino-acid sequence: MSTEMVMDLARQTMSTAFWVALPILAVGLVIGVLVAIFQAATQIQEASLAFIPKLVGVGAALLLFGGYILDRLTGFTVALISSFANFGGGQ
- a CDS encoding flagellar biosynthetic protein FliR; the encoded protein is MTIAMVRPQLVAFGLVFLRTSSLTMMVPVLGGEAVPLRIRGAVAAILAAVLTPVAGPFADTDPLVLIAAAVGEVLLGIALGTAVRLTLSTAEMGGELVGMSMGFGFARIVDPMTHEDRDVVAQLMGLFTTLLFISVDGHHMVLGALGATLREVPLGTVLPRLPRLTTITPMLQSASLAAIRIAAPVVLALLLSNGALALLSRVAPQLNLFALSFALGIGVGTLVLIASSGQTFGTVVHLLRQIPQQLATLVGA